One window of Salmo salar chromosome ssa11, Ssal_v3.1, whole genome shotgun sequence genomic DNA carries:
- the LOC106563237 gene encoding bile salt-activated lipase, translating to MTVMKTLGILVSAALFLGSASAATLGVVYTEGGMVQGKNINSDGLFRTMDVFKGIPFADKPGKFEKPKRHPGWDGVLKATKFKPRCMQLNLLQSDTRGQEDCLYLNIWVPQGSSVSTGLPVMVWIYGGGFQVGGSMGANFLDNYLYDGEEIANRGNVIVVTLGYRVGTLGFLSSGDASGPGNYGLWDQHAAIAWVNRNIRAFGGDPNNLTIFGESAGAVSSSFQTLSPHNKGLIRRAISQSGVALCPWAINMNPRAFAEKVAEKVGCPKDDQMMACLKLIDAKVLTLAGTTSMSGSPSTPMVDNLVLSPVIDGDFLPDHPGNLFHNAADIDYLAGVNSMDAHLFTGQDIPNINNPSENVPVSDVKLLLGSLTKKGEAATNNAFAEYTADWGDEPSQKTIKKTVVMIETDYIFLVPTQVALYLHASNAQSVRTYSYLFSEPSRMAGIVQPYPSWMEADHADDLQYVFGKPFTTPLAYWPSHRDVSRYLIAYWTNFARTGDPNNGESKVPVTWPAYTTSGQKYLEINANMNKNYVHEKMRVRFVNWWSNIFPSLPSV from the exons ATGACTGTTATGAAGACGTTGGGGATTTTGGTTTCTGCTGCCCTGTTCCTGGGGTCCGCCTCTGCTGCCACT CTTGGAGTGGTGTACACTGAGGGAGGCATGGTGCAGGGGAAGAACATCAATTCTGATGGACTGTTCCGTACCATGGACGTCTTTAAAGGAATCCCCTTCGCTGACAAGCCCGGCAAGTTTGAGAAGCCCAAGCGTCATCCTGGATGGGATG GTGTTCTCAAGGCCACTAAGTTCAAACCGAGGTGTATGCAGCTGAACTTGCTCCAGTCTGACACCCGTGGCCAAGAGGACTGCCTCTACCTGAACATATGGGTCCCTCAGGGCAGCAGCG tcTCCACTGGTCTGCCAGTAATGGTGTGGATCTATGGAGGTGGTTTCCAGGTTGGTGGCTCTATGGGCGCTAACTTCCTGGATAACTATCTGTATGACGGGGAGGAGATTGCTAACAGAGGCAATGTAATCGTGGTGACCCTGGGTTACCGTGTGGGCACCCTGGGCTTCCTCAGCTCTGGAGATGCCAGCGGACCTG GTAACTATGGTTTGTGGGACCAGCACGCTGCCATTGCTTGGGTAAACAGGAACATCCGGGCCTTCGGAGGAGACCCCAACAACCTCACCATCTTCGGGGAGTCTGCCGGCGCTGTTAGCTCCAGCTTCCAG acactctctcCCCATAACAAAGGGCTGATCCGCAGGGCAATCTCCCAGAGTGGTGTTGCTCTCTGCCCCTGGGCTATCAACATGAACCCCCGCGCCTTTGCAGAGAAG gTTGCTGAGAAGGTGGGCTGCCCCAAGGATGATCAGATGATGGCCTGCCTGAAACTTATTGACGCTAAGGTTCTCACCCTGGCCGGTACCACGTCCATGAGTGGTTCTCCCTCCA CCCCAATGGTAGACAACCTGGTCCTCTCCCCTGTGATCGATGGGGACTTCCTGCCTGATCACCCAGGTAACCTGTTCCACAACGCCGCTGACATTGACTACCTCGCCGGGGTCAACAGCATGGATGCCCACCTCTTCACTGGCCAGGACATCCCCAATATCAACAATCCAAGTGAAAACGTCCCTGT GTCAGACGTGAAACTGCTCTTGGGTTCTTTGACTAAGAAGGGAGAGGCTGCTACCAACAACGCTTTCGCAGAGTACACGGCTGACTGGGGAGACGAGCCTAGCCAGAAGACAATCAAGAAGACCGTTGTTATGATCGAAACTGACTACATCTTCCTAGTTCCTACCCAGGTTGCTCTCTACCTGCACGCCTCTAATGCCCA ATCTGTACGCACCTACTCCTACCTCTTTTCGGAGCCCAGCCGCATGGCCGGGATAGTCCAACCTTACCCCAGCTGGATGGAGGCTGACCATGCTGATGACCTGCAGTATGTATTCGGCAAGCCCTTCACCACGCCCCTGGCATACTGGCCCAGCCACCGTGACGTCTCCAGATACTTGATTGCCTACTGGACCAACTTCGCCAGGACCGg AGACCCCAACAACGGGGAGTCCAAGGTGCCTGTGACTTGGCCTGCATACACCACCTCTGGGCAAAAGTACCTGGAGATCAATGCCAACATGAACAAGAACTATGTCCATGAGAAGATGAGGGTGCGCTTTGTGAACTGGTGGTCTAACATCTTTCCCAGCCTGCCCTCCGTCTGA